Part of the Zingiber officinale cultivar Zhangliang chromosome 6A, Zo_v1.1, whole genome shotgun sequence genome, GAGAGATTTGAGGATGGGAGATTTGAACTATTTTAAGCCAGCCAAATTGGGtacaaactcaaaaaaaaaaaaaaaaaaaaaaaaaaaaaaaaaaaaaaacatatttattGGGCCATCAGGCGTCTACCTAAACAAGTGGTAGGCACTTCTATAATTAAtacattttaaaatataattttaatgtttttttatttatttgtgccctttttaaagataaaaaaaaggaGGTTATAAATAACTTGagatgatttaaaattatttaattaatctaaaccgaatttaaaattaatttaagtttaagttaaatttgatttatttaaatattattgtttgagtttttttatatatttgtaaTGTTGTTTGGATGGTTAATAAGTTGACTGTTATAAATTTGTTTAAAGTTGTTTATGAtggataaatttaatattattcatTAAAagctataatttttatattatattaataagctgaatataaatttatttatttagttggaCTTAAAGGGTGATAAATAAGTTTTTGCCGAGCCAATATAATAAGATTTAATTAAACTCTTAATTATTGACATAGTTGACTGTGGTCGGTCGCAGCCGAAGGGGCTAAACTTAAGTCGGTGGCTGCTTTGGTTACATTTACTGGACTGAAAAGAAAATTCTAAAACATTTTGGAGCCGTGGCTAAAAAGACTGCTGACATATCCGCTCGTGATTCCATTTCCCGAAAGCAACACCCTGTCCACTTCCTCTCTTCCAGACGCCGACCATGACCACCTCTGCCTCtccctcctctccctcgccttcTCCCTCTCCCACTCCCTCCGTCACCATCCGCCGCCACAAACTTCCCTCCTCTCCACAGCCCGAGGACCACGACCATCTCGCTTCGGCCGACCGCTCTTGGCTCGGCGATGCCACCGTCCAAGACCTTGACCATTTCGCCAACTCTCTCGCCGGCCTCAAAACCAAGGGCGTCCGTCCGGAGCTCCTCGGATCCCTCCTCTCCCACTACGCCTCCCGCTGGCTCCCCGAGCTCTCAGGCCGCACCGCCCCCTCCCCCGAGGAGAGCCCCACCGCTGCCTGGCTCAAGAAGCGCTTCCTCATCGAGACCCTCGCCTCTGTCCTCCCGCCGGAAAAGGCCGCCCTCCCCGGCGACTTCCTTCTCCGCCTACTTCGTGCCGCCAGCATGGTCGGCGCCGACCCGTCCTGCGTCCTCGCGCTGGAGGCGCGCGCCGCGGCGCAGCTCGACGAGGCCTCCCTCAAGGAGCTCATGATTCCCGCCTTCAACCACACTAGCGGAACCCTCCTGGACGTTGCCATGGTCCTGAGGCTCGTCCACCGGTTCGTCAGGGCCGACGACGGCAGCCCCCCTGCAGCCAGGACTGGCGCTGCCCTCGCCAGGGTGGCCAAACTCGTGGACTCCTACCTGGCCGAGGCCGCACTCGACTCAGGGCTCACCGTTGCCGCCTTCGAGGAGCTCGCGAGCTCGCTTCCTGTCCACGCCCGCGCCATGGACGACGGTCTCTACAGGGCCATCGACACATACATTAAAGTAACTCCATCCATCCTCCAATTTTACCAAAATCTAACATCTCATTTCTTCCATTTTCAATGTTTAATCTAGAATCAAGAAACAACAATTTTGACCCAAAAAAATAGTATTATTGCCCTCAATTATTTGATCTGCAACTAATCCTGCTCTCAA contains:
- the LOC121998083 gene encoding coleoptile phototropism protein 1-like, encoding MTTSASPSSPSPSPSPTPSVTIRRHKLPSSPQPEDHDHLASADRSWLGDATVQDLDHFANSLAGLKTKGVRPELLGSLLSHYASRWLPELSGRTAPSPEESPTAAWLKKRFLIETLASVLPPEKAALPGDFLLRLLRAASMVGADPSCVLALEARAAAQLDEASLKELMIPAFNHTSGTLLDVAMVLRLVHRFVRADDGSPPAARTGAALARVAKLVDSYLAEAALDSGLTVAAFEELASSLPVHARAMDDGLYRAIDTYIKAHPGASKQERKTLCRLIDARKLSSEAALHAAQNERLPVRSVIQVLFAEHSKLSRLAEWSGSFNWSSTGRSPSEAAAAAGRCQSKRETVAQQQNDVRRLRDEVAKLHAHCHALQAQVDRLASAQRKKAVSRKKGWLACWSCWFGSGDRGGSEAVEKVDRSERSAERPTPARSKQGSKILRTASV